One Methanobacterium sp. genomic region harbors:
- a CDS encoding nitrogen fixation protein NifH, protein MVNWKSFLNADPAEWLLEENNPSVRYFTLRDIFERPENDLEVREAKADIMKIGTVPKILAKQEDGGYWGIPDNFYLRGKYKGTSWQLIILAELGADSADERIKNTCEFMLKNSQDPESGAFSYISDNNGVGDAERILPCLTANMVWSLIRLGYMDDERVQKTLEWLITHQRFDDEPVELPEGEHYKIWKKCWGERTCHSIIVKSLKAFSEIPENKRTPEMENCISKCAEHMLNHSIHKRSQPPAEGRFKWLKFGFPLMWNIDALEVLGLLTKLEYKDGRMQEAMDIMISKQNGEGRWTLENTFNGRFQTSIERKGRESKWITLNALRVLKSYYR, encoded by the coding sequence AAGGCCAGAAAATGATCTTGAAGTTAGGGAAGCCAAAGCAGACATTATGAAAATTGGAACTGTGCCTAAAATTTTAGCTAAACAGGAAGATGGAGGCTACTGGGGTATTCCTGATAATTTCTATTTAAGAGGCAAATATAAGGGAACTTCATGGCAGTTGATAATCCTTGCTGAACTTGGTGCAGATAGTGCAGACGAAAGAATTAAAAATACCTGTGAATTCATGCTTAAAAATTCCCAGGATCCTGAAAGCGGAGCTTTTTCATATATAAGTGATAATAATGGTGTTGGTGATGCCGAAAGAATTTTACCATGTCTCACTGCTAATATGGTATGGAGTCTTATCCGATTAGGGTATATGGATGACGAAAGGGTTCAAAAAACACTTGAATGGCTCATAACTCATCAGCGGTTTGATGATGAACCAGTAGAACTCCCTGAAGGAGAGCATTATAAAATATGGAAAAAGTGTTGGGGAGAGCGTACCTGCCACAGTATCATTGTGAAGTCTCTTAAAGCATTCAGTGAAATTCCTGAAAATAAGAGAACACCAGAAATGGAAAATTGCATATCTAAATGTGCTGAGCATATGCTTAATCACAGCATTCATAAAAGGAGTCAACCTCCAGCTGAAGGCAGGTTTAAATGGTTGAAATTTGGTTTTCCATTGATGTGGAACATAGATGCCCTGGAAGTTTTAGGACTGCTTACTAAATTGGAGTATAAAGATGGAAGGATGCAGGAAGCCATGGATATAATGATTTCTAAACAAAATGGTGAAGGTAGATGGACACTGGAAAACACTTTCAACGGGCGCTTCCAGACAAGCATAGAACGGAAAGGAAGAGAAAGTAAATGGATCACTTTAAATGCTCTGAGAGTATTAAAGAGTTATTATAGGTAG